The nucleotide sequence CCCCTCTGAAAGGGACAGCAGTGCAGAGGAGCAGTAACATCTAGATTTTGCATAAACTTGTTATCACTGTCTCTCCAACGTTTCTCAAACATCATTGTCTAGATTGCATGTGGGCGTAACCAGGCAAGGAACCAGGAAGACTTAGAGAAAGTGACCCAGTGGGCAACTTCTAGAGCTGCGGTAAGAGCCACCGTCTGCTCCATTTTACCTCAAGTGAtgggctgcctgctctgcttctAGTCCATGGATATTAGGAATGCTCAGGATCAGCACAGGGTGAAATACAGAATAGCTGGACACCTTTTCAAGCCAAGATACCTGTGCACATCAGTGTTGCCTTGATGTGAAGCCATCATTCCTGTAGACATACATGGAAGAAGCAAGGGATttcattctgctgttttcctaGAAGTGTTCTACATTTGCCAAGCACCTGATAAGTAAAGGTGTAATTGTACCATATTGTTTTGGCCAATTCCTGTAGCTAAGGTCTGTTTAGTACATGTAAAGCTTCTATTAGCAGATCTCTTTCATGTGCATGAAACAGGGAAAGCCAAAGCAGGGCAGAAATGCACCTTGAATGCAGTGGGAAACGAATCCTGGCTGCAGATGTCTAAGGCAAATATGAAGCTGCTTGGGGGTGGGAGAACAAATGATAACTGAGCATGAAGCTCCAtgaaggagctgtgctgtctGGGTTAGATCTTGCTTGTAGCTTGGAAAAGGGCTGTAGGTGTGCAGGGGAACAAGGATAACCGGATTAGAAAGGTCATCGcctgaataaagaatttttttaaagtccGGGGCACAAATCTACATAAGGCTTGTTTTAGTGGCACATGACATCATCAAAGATGAGATATCTAAGGGGTTTGAAGACCTAGCTGGATGTCCTAGGTACTGCTGTGGCACAGAAGGTAAGTATAGCATGGAGGCTCTGCCCGTCTGTATTTGATTTTTGCCATCTTTAaccttcctgctgcagagctgctctttaACCAGTTGGAATTTAAATGTGTTGTTACAGTAGCGTCTTTGTTGGAGATGGACCGTGACTTGTGTTCATTAAGGCTACAGATGTCTGCTCAGATTAtgtatttcaaaagctttttctctgaTGAACTGTGAAAAGCCAGGCTTGAGCAGAGGATTGCgaaagataaaataatagaCCCTCATCCCACTGTCTGGCAGACCTAATGCAGTTTATGCAGCTACTCTcagatctttttaaaaactttgagACAGCAAATTTGTTCACAGTCAATAAGATAGTCTTCTGAGCGCAACCCGTTATGTTTCCTGTATCAGTCTTTTCCTAAATTATTCACAAAGCTTTTTACACTCCAAAAATCTCCAGTCTGTGGATTCAGCATTTCCCAGGTAATAGGGTTTAATAGGCATAAGTGGCATTGATAAACTGTTTATATGTGGTGTGATTAGAAAACATAGATCttcttaaggggaaaaaaagccatgaaagAATAAATACTCCACAAATTTAAGCTAAATTAGCCTTCCCGCTCAACTTTTTTTGCGAATTTATATTTAATAGGAAAGCAGACAAAACTCTTTAAACCTACCTGGATGATACTTGCTGCTTCTGGGAGCAGATGACTGAATTACCAAGAGATTCAGTTCAGTGCCTTCCGTGATGTGTAAACATTTGCTGGAAGTTACTGGAGCAGAACGAAGGAgttgcagcttttcctttctgaagtaGTATTGCATGTCTGGCTAAGGTTTTTCAAGTGTTGTTTTATCTCACCTTTTCTCTATTAGGAGGTGCACAAAATGTGTACAATTCATTTAAGCAGTGTCAGCTTCCCATCGTTCCCTTCCACACCCCTGCATGCTTGCGTAGTTCTAGGGCAAACTGGAATGACATCTTTGGGAGCAGCTATTTGCAcctctattttctctttgtgcAAAGCCTTCTCTTCAAATTTAAAGACATTGACAACACAAGGTAATAAGGGGAAAGGGAGCATGCATaccttttcttttattcagcAAGTTATAGAGGCACGGCAGAAGAACTTAAGCACTGCAAGAGTATGGGAGAATGCAGTAGCTGGACGTACATCACTGATATGTGATGcttttttgcatgtgtgtgaaTTAACAATAAGTTATTAATTTCAACAGGATCagataatggaagaaaaaacatgctCCAAATGTCTCTTATAGTCAAAACTGTCTCATAGTTTGGCTACTTTTAGCTGTCATATAAGGCAGTTTTTGTTCTGGAATGTTATTTTGGAAGGAGACCATTAAGGGaagttcatttcttttctttgaatggCAAGTGTTTTCTCTAGGGCTACAAACCAAGCACAGTTGTCAGGCTCAGGTAATGTTACTTTCATCTTTCGCAGTTTTGCAGTTAGTGACTTCGCCAGCGAAAGGAGATGAGACAGAGATTCATCTTCCTTGGTTCAAACTGCACCACAAGGGAAGTGGAATACCACTGGACTTCATTTGTGAGCATCTTTTGCTAAGAGAccttaagatttttttatttatggcCAGAGAACCCACCTATAAGGCAAGAATAAGTATGTTGGTGTGGTGGAAGGATATTTCAATATTAGCTGAATCTTCCTAGGTAAAACTCTTTGTTTCTAGGGTAAGATAGTGCACTCTGTAGGTATAGAGGCTTTCCCCATTTAGATTGATGGATTATTTGCATGGGGGTAGAGAAATGTCTCTATTCAAAGTACTCAGCACTGCCCAGGGCACAAGAAAGAGCACTTGACAGATAAAACctgattttttctcttcacaggaTATACCTGTATTCCTCAGCGCAGCATCATATTAGAGTTGCACAAACTGGTACTTGCTGAACTGAGGGGGATGCTAATTTATGTCCCCAAAACAATATTGCTGTATGGACTAGTAAAAAAGATGTGCCAATTAGcttttttcaaaacagcacCATTTTGGTTATGCTTGTTTGGTATTTTGGAATAACCACTTTGGTTATTCTCAAAGATATGGTGAACTACATGAGAACACAGGCAATAAAGCTAAAAACCTGAAAACGAATAGGGAATTACTGGCAAACAAATGATGTTTCCTTAGCCACAGTAATTCCAGAACTCCAGAGCAGTACATTAAGTGCAAACTTGCCCCAAATCTTTGTAAGATAGGAAGGTTACTGTTGTGTGAGAAGGCTATGAAGCTAGATGAAACAAATGgtcaggtttttttcctttttttccccccctttaTTGTCCTAAAGCTGTTATCagattttctctcctctttaaAACATCTGATTTTTGGCAAAATCTTCTTGGATCTATGGAGGCTTTTCATGCAGGACCTAGAAAGGACCTATCCCAAACAAACAGATAATGATAGgtgttttcaaaagaagttgTCATATAACTTActgctctcattttttcttcttttttaataagatgGAGATTAATAAAGAGACCATGTTGCTGCAGAGTAGTCCCTTGGTAACTAATTATGTCTCATCAGGTCTGCAAAGGCATTCCATTCTCAGTCTTATGCCCATGTGCTGTAACTTGTGAACCAAGTTGAGTGGAAGTCTTGTGGTATTTTACTGGAATGTCACAACATATTTACTTCCCTTGCACTGAAGATTCACAGGCAATAGCATTCACCCATGGATCACTCCTTGCATATAAACTCGTTGATGTTTTTGTAGAAATGATCCGCTTGTCACTGTGCTCCCTAGGCTGGCCCTTGTCTGTGTTACGTGACAAGAATTCATTATTCAGCTGGTGAATCTAGGCAGTGTATTAGAGAAGCCGTAGTGATATGTGATGAGCTGTAATTAAGCTTCCTAATGCATATAAATTCAtttcctcccttctgctctgACTTACATTCTTCATGCAGACTTTGTTCACTTCGCTAAGTGAGCCAGAGACCTGGCACTGACAGGTAACaatgatttctgctttctctccagtGCTGTTGTGTGGGGAAATAAATTCATGAGGGATCCTCACTGATGCGTAACATAGACATGAAAACTGGGATTATTCTGTGGTGAAATGTGGCTCACAGGTGGCCTGCAAATCAGCTCTCTGGTCTGCAGTTATAACTGGTATCAGTTGATATCAGGGAGAACATGTCTGTATAACAGCAGTAGATTTCTTTGTGGTCAGTAACAGGACCGATAATCATGCTTTCTTAGTTTTAGTACAGTCTTTCTTACCCTGCTCTTCCTTTTTACTAAACCATCCTTGATTAAAATTGAGATGTTTAAAGGATTAGCCAGTTTCAGTTGTATTATCTTACCTAACTGTGGAAGTTATTTTTAGTGATGCTGTCAAATGTGGCTTTGTGTTTTACGATGAAAGTAATgcactaaaaacaaacattgcAAGAAATACCTGAAGGATTTGGTTCACAAATGGTGCTTGAGGAAAGTTCTTCTATTCTGTCAGATACATTTTGTGTACACTTCGTTATTTTGTTCCCAGAGACACTTGTAAGTGGCTCAGTTGCAATTCTGAGTGACCAAGACCTGTTTTCAGCTGATAGGTAGGAAGGGAAAAATCATATGTTAAGATGTACTGTCCCAGACTTTGCTGTAGGGAATGAAAAATTTGGATAGATGGTCCTCTTATAATTGTGTGGATTTTAGAGGGCCAGGGGTTGGgatgttttgtttgcatttactCAGCCTCATGTTTTTGTTTGAGATAGATTAATGTCTTGTGTtagaacagcatttttatttttgtggctgTAAGGAGTTACAGCCtccacagaaatggaaattctCCAAAGAGAGAAGGCGATTCTTAGATGCTCTTGGACTTTGTCAGCAAGGTGCTGATGTGGAGTCAGGAGAACATGGTTCCCAGCCCTGACACTGACCTGTAGCATGGCAGTCACATCCGTATGTCTGTgtcattttgcttctttaagctgctttccttctttgcattttgtttgtctctttctgtgcttttttttctcgTAAGGTACCTCATGTTCtgctcttcttctcttcttatCACCAGTCTtccccccagtgctgctgtttgcagccGTACTCCTGCTTCCTCCCACTCAATTACCATTTTCAGCCATTCCACTGTCCATTTCCAAGTCAAATTGAAGCTCAGCTGTGTGATTTGTCATGCCCTCAGCCCTGCTCACgggggacttttttttttttgacttttttttataacGTAAcccatttgtttgtttgtttttttgcccTTCCCTTCCTAGACCTCTTGCTTTTAAGCTTTCACATCTTTTACTGGTATCACATCTACCAGGCTTACAGCAGTGGTTTTATCTGCAGTTCCAACAcccttccttcttttaaatttcttccaGCAGGAGGTCTGTTGATCACAGACATCCAAGTAATCACTGAGcagttatttgtattttcttttgcttgttttggagTGCTGGATTTCTGGAGCAGAGGATGTAgttgttactttttttcataaacTCTAAGTAAACTTCAGCTGCGCTGTACTTTATCATTAAAAGCAAAGATCAGGCATTTTATATCTCTGATTCTAGTATGCTTTGCCAGATACGGCTACAGAACTGTGCTTATGCTTCAGAAAGGGATGTTTTcacctgtggaaaaaatagttaTGATTGAGTGAATCTCAAGATAATGCACAAGCTTAACCAGAGTGTATTTTCCTGCTCCTGAGCATTCTCTCTCCCTCTTAGTTTGTCTGAGACATATACTACAGGTGAGGATGGACTGAGAGATGGTCAGCCAATCTCTGATTTGCGTGCATGTAGTTTTAATACGCAAAGAAACTTGCTTTGTCACACAGCATACTAACAGAAAGCACCGTGTATGTTGAAGAACAgagctgtaaaatgaaatgaatctcaggcttccttctccttttgtctTGCAGAGGCAGGCAGCGGCCAAGATTACGTGACCTCAGAAAATCAGCTGCTCTACTACCCCAGTATTACCTATGCTATCATTGGTAGCTCTGTCATTTTTGTACTCGTGGTGGCCTTTCTTGCCTTAGTCCTGCATCACCAACGAAAACGCAACAATCTCATGACCCTGCCAGTGCATCGCCTGCAGcaccctgtgctgctgtcccGGCTGGTGGTCCTTGATCACCCACACCACTGCAGTGTCACCTACAACGTCAACAATGGGATCCAGTACATGTCCAACCAGACCTACCACAGGCCAGTGGATCTGGACTCACCTCCATCCTATTCAGAGGCTGTGCTGGACCAAAGGTATTTACAGCAGCTAATTCTGTTCTCACCAAAATTTCACACTGGTTGCAACTGTGTGCATCTATGCTgcttcttcctgtttattcttATTATGCTTTTAATTGTGATACTGTGTTGCTATTCTGTCAAGTTCACTTGCTTTTATTACCCTTAAAGGTGCGTAAGGCAACCTTAAGTCATGATCCTAGCATGTGCGGTTGCCGATggcaggaaaatggaaagaaatgtgtAACTTCTCTCATAATATTCTGTGCCAGTCTGGAGTCAACACATGAAAACTTTATTTGGATTTTTGCCAAAAACTAGCTGGGTTGTAGGacatactattaaaaaaaaataccctggAGATGAGTGATAAATAAGTATATAAAGTGAAGAGATCTGCATTTCTTGCATCAAGAAATTGTATAGACCGTCTGCTCTGTACCACTTCTCTTTTTacccagagaagaaaagagaagaactcTGAAATGGAAAGCTCTGTTCTTTTGTCTTAAGTTGCTGAAAGTGCTTGGAAGTTTTGCGGGCGTGTTGCTTTTTGTATTGGTGACACTAGTTTTATTTGTAGATCATTAACCTTTGTTTTAACCTCTGCCTGTAAACTCTTTCCAAACAAAATTGCTAGACTGACATTCTCTGTACATAAAAAGGGCATAGTAGGAACTTTGATGATACAGATTGTTCACTGTCACCCTGTCAACATTCTTTAGTGCAATCTCTGGGATCTAGGAATGAAAATATAATCATTTACATTCCTATTCTCTGCTGATTTGGCAGCAGCTTACTTGTCTTAACATTGACATTCATAATAGTGATATCTTTTCATTAGTAAGGACAACTGAATGAACAGCAGTCCAGATTGTAATCGCTCCTCACCTGGGCCGATGCAAACCATCTGCAATTTCACAGCTAATTGCTCCCAATATCTGATATCAATCTGCTAAACCCTTTCAtccctttacttttttttactgttggaataaaaaacagttttactgAATCTAATACTCATCTTTTCTATGCCTACTTAGCAGTTGCTTTGCATGTGATATCATGACAGCAAAAATGATTCTTCTTGTGAAGAATTCagttcattatttatttgtagaCCATAAGCCATTAATCCTTGTCACTTAGCAGAGCTTTCTTGCGTTTGCATCTTTATCTATAGATGCAAATCCACTGCTTACCTTACTTCTTTTATAGTGCTTTCTCAGGTTGCGTAAAAGTTACACAAGAAAAATTCTTACCTCTTCGTCTTTGAGGGTAAGTCGAGATTTGTTTGGCAACACACGTCCATGAAAATCAGCGTGGAGTGCTAAGCAGGAAGTTGTTAGCTATGTTGCATCTTGACTGGAAGCCTTGGTACCTGGTAGTGCTTTGGAGGTTTTGGAATAACATGAATAACATGGGAAGGTCTGTTTAAGACCTAACAGGTGTCATTGTGGAAATGCCAAGAAATACTGCTCTTTTTATTCttaactggaaaaaatcttATGTATGTTTTTCCATGCCACTATTTTCAGTAACCCCTTACTGTGTTATGTGTCTTACAGCAGACCACCTTGGTTTGACCTTCCTCCACCCCCTTATTGTTCTGAATCTGAATCCCCTAATCAGCCAGATCTCCCTCCTTACCGGTCTCGGACAGGAAGCTTGGTGAGCGCAGACACCCCCACGGCTGGAAGCCCGCTGGGCACAGACAGCGGCTCGACAAGAGATGTCCATGAGAGCATGGATGGCCATAGAACCCTTCTTGAGAGGACAGCAGATCCAAGCAATTCTCTGGTCAACCATGTTGATGAAAGAGAAGTGTAACTGCTTCAGTGTTTGGGACGGACAGGAAGAGATTCACTTTTTCTACTCTGTATGGTTTGATTTGCTGTTGCTAAAAGGTTCAGGCAGACGTGTGCCTGAATAATGACTTGATTTTTATCCATGTTAATTTTTGAATTCAGCATTTTGTGCTCATCAAAGACAGAGCTGTGAGAGCTGAACGTAGAGTTGCATCGGTTCTCCACAATATTCCTGCAAGCAGGTTCTAATTCAGACTAGCAAGATAAACAGTGCTATGCCGAAGAACTGATGCACCGTATTTCTTGGAATATATACTGTATATGAATGTAGATATGTGCATGTGTAATATATATGAATGTTGCACACAAAAGCTATGCCAGAGCTCTTGTTTCTAGACTGCTTCCTGTCCTATGTGAGCTGTTTCTTCCAGCTGCCTAGTGCCAGCTGGTGGTCATTGAAACATGAGAGAGGCAGTCCTTCAGGAGGAATGAAACCCAGTGTTAAGCCCACTGGATGCACTCAAATTGCAGAAGATGGTGTAGATGGCCCTTCTCTTCCTTGCCGAGAACTTTCTCCTTGTGAATGTAATTTTCGCTTTTAGCTTGTGATGATGCAACAAATCTCTAACTGAACAAAcaagtgttttttatttttattcccctGCTCCAGTGCTAGTACTGAGGCCAAATTTGCATAGATTTTCTCGGGAAAACCACAGAGGTTGGCTCATCTGTCAAACTTCAGTCTCACCAGGGAGGCAGTGAATCTCAACAAACCAGTGCAAGACTTCAAACATGGCAAAACAACGTCACTCTAtatgtttcttcttaaaaataaaaaataacaagcaaacGAGACCAAAACTTTTCCAGCTAAATCTTGAACACCAAAACCAGCCTGAATTGAACACCCATCATGGAAAATTTCTGTGTGAATGACTAGCTTGTTAATTTCTGAAACAACCAAAAGCAGGTGAAAGGTTTAGGGCTTGTAAGCATATGCACATGCGTAGATACACGTTTGGTactttatgtatgtatataaatagTGTACTGCGTAGGTTTAGCTCTGTTTGTACCTGTAGAACTCCAAAGTCTCGACGTTTTTCTTTTGACATTctcattgtttcttctttgtttgccattattcattttcatttggttCAAATTCTGGTTTCTTCAggtaaacaattatttttatctattttgaGTTTTTCTCTCTTAACTCTTAGAATGTTCTCCCATGAAATACGCTTCAGTGCACAGCGTTGAATCACCCACAAGAAAGCAACTCAAAGGTAAAGGTATTCAGGGTGGAAAGAGGGAAGGTAAACTGTGAATTTTAATGCcgctgcagtgctgtgcttgtgcTTAATATACAGAAGAGAATGCAGCGTCTTTTCTCTTGTCTGGAGGGAAATTGGccttgaagaattttttctatTTGTCTGTTAGAGACATTTCCCACTCCTCCTCTTCCATACGAAGAACATTGTCAGTAAACAGGCTTTGCTGTTtaatggaaaggaggaaaactaCTGTTCGCCCAAACCCCCTGCTTTGTTTCCTCCCTGTTTAAGGTAACATCTTTCCCCCAAAGGTTAGATGCTCAGGACTCAAGAATTCTTGAGTGTGGGTGTAGGTAGTGGAGTGATTGAAGTTCAGACTCAGTTCCAACACATAAAACTGAATcggttttgtgtttgtttttgtttgttcatttgtttgttttatttccatgtcTGGAGTCAGCTGACATGGTATGTGGGAGGCGGGCACCAGATGGATTTACAAGCAGAGGTCCTTCCAGGGCTGAGGTGACACAGTGGGGACACTGTGAAACTGTAGTGCTGATGGTCTTGgctttgtttggaaataaattaaCAGCAGCCTTTCCTTATGGGCTTAGGCAGCCTATCCTGAACTGTATTGAAGATGATGCTACTCGGTCTTTGTAAAGCAACATGCAAGCCACGGTCAGATTCCATTCTGGGTGGGAGCTCAAGCAGTATAGTTATGCTGTCCTGCATGAAGCAGGACTTAGCTAATTAATCAGTCCTTGCAAATTGCTAGGCAGACTGTTGTCATTGTCACATAAATAGTTGTTCAGTATTTTATATGTAAGTCAAACTTGGGTATAGCTGACTTGACAGCATATGTGGGCACAGGAATGAGCACCAAACCCTGCTGTCCCTCTTGTTGCCTTTGTTTAGGGTTCTGTGCAGCCTTCTGTAGGCAAACAGACACTGTCAGAATTCGCCTTATTTTTCTATTGCagtttttgaaacatttttattagacTTCAGAACTTGCTATTGAACAGTTTACAGTGGTTTCATTAGACTTCTAGTTTTCCTGTTTAAGTAGCCTAAAGCTGTAGTAGTGAAACTAAATCACTGTGTCCAGTGTAACTTAAGTGGCATATATCCCCCTTGCAAGCCTTCCATGGGAGACTGTATTTCACATGTCTTCTGACACATGGTGTATGCAAACCAAACATGTGTTTGCCTTTGGAATCCGAAAAAAGATTATCTTGCATTGCTAAGAAGTAGGAAAAGAGTCGAAATAGcctgctgcttctgtctgtgTCAGCCACTGTCgtttatgtacatatatatatatatatatataagatacACTTTCAGGTTGTATATATTCGTGTAACCTTTGCATTAAGATAATCCATTTggactttaaaaaaaggaaaaaaaggaagaagcattCTAAATGGTGTGAAATTTTCCCTTCCAGCTAAGGGTGTATTTATCTTTGTATAGGAATCTTTCCGTTTTTAAGAATGCAAGTTATAAAAGGAGATTGTGCCTTTCTGACTGTATGTTGATTTGAGGGGCTGTTGTTACATATCATTGTCTAGAGAtccaaaaagagaaacatgTCTTGTCTTCCTCCTTGTTGTTAATGTTGGGGACCACTTTGAGGAGTACAGGAGTTCCGTATCTTGTTCCAAAAAGGCGTGCTAAAACTCTAAGGAAGGTTTTCATCTTACTCCAGTTTTCTGGTACGTATAACAGATTTGCTAGCTGGTTTCTTTGCAAATTGCTGTAGTATTATACTGAAATTGTTTATAACATGTCACTTCTGGTAGTGTTAGTACAGCACTATGCTGCATTATTTAGTGGAATCCTTGGAGAAGCATGGTAGCAACAACTGCACtgattaaattaaatatttcattgaaaatcCTGCAGTTCCTTAATCTTCGTCTTGTAAGGTTGAAGCTAAATGTTCATGAAGTACCGTGTAGAGGGACTTCTGTAGCCGGTGAAGTTGGAATTAATCATTCTATTGTTTGCGATTGCTCTTAACCTTTTAATTTGAGGTGCCTCCTCCAGGAGCTTTcctttatatttaatatttaaacatattAATGTTCTTTCAAAGGCCTACTCTTACACAAGTAAAACAGATTAAACTTTTTCTCCAGAGCCAAATTCCGATTCCATATCTGTATTGAATGGTGACCACAGTAATGAAGGAGTAGTTTCACTAAGAGCAGGgattaattaatatatttgatTTCAGCAAAACTATTGGAGGAAATGATTGCTTGAGGTAAATAAAGGAATTGGGTTTAGGCTGTTAGAAATAAGGTTtgggttatttttaaaaactatgtatttaaatttcagaagttCTGATTACCTATAACCTCTGCAGAAGCCAGAgtgctgtgtattttaaaatgaagccaTTAGTGAATCTGCTTGATAATAATGTGAAGTTCCTTGTACGGCAAATTACAGTTTACCTCTCTGGTATTGTGCTAATGGAAAACCAGcagtaatgtttttaaaagagagcCTCTGAATAATTTTCTCTGCTCGCATCTGCAGCAGCGTACATGACAACGCTGTGACTGCATTGCGATTTTTAAATAACTCTGCATTCGTTCTTCCCCTCCTTTTAAGTcaaatcagttttatttacaCCACTTCACTTTGATACAGCTAATGGGGCCCTTGTGATAGATTTtaaagttgtgtggaggaaagaGATGATGActctcattttaattaatacTGCAGCTTGTTAATCTTGTGTGCTTTACTTTTTAGACATCTTAGAAAAGACAAATGGTTTTAGTAGATAAGAAAAACTATTAATGATGAAAAGGATAGAGGGACACTGattctgaatttaatttttaatgaatatttaaaattgtctaaatgaaggaagaatttaatgctgtatttttaaaagtggtGATCAAATGGCAAGTACTGTTTTTAACTGTTGCTCATCGGAAGCTATTTTGCATATAATGCCTGGAACTAAAATTGTAATCAAGTGCTCTTCTTGCAGTTCATACGAGACCCGAAATTTGTTGTATTAGCACAAGGCTGTATTGCACACATGGACTGAAATGTGtaactgcagaaagaatttcACTGCCATGCTGGATTCTGCTTGGAATGTACAAAACTGTGGCCTTCTACAAAACTGTGGCCTTcgtttttcccttttttactggtttgagggtttttttcaaCTTGAATTTAAGATGTTGTGTTAGAGCTTTAAGGGAGGCTGTATGTTGAAA is from Numida meleagris isolate 19003 breed g44 Domestic line chromosome 6, NumMel1.0, whole genome shotgun sequence and encodes:
- the LDLRAD3 gene encoding low-density lipoprotein receptor class A domain-containing protein 3; the protein is MGRPPSGELPSLKLGSYRFPLRRADLSLAVCPAASGCSDSQLLPGNNFTNECNIPGNFMCSNGRCIPGAWQCDGLPDCFDDSDEKECPKVKSKCGATFFPCASGIHCIIGRFRCNGFEDCPDGSDEENCTANPLLCSTARFHCKNGLCIDKSFVCDSQNNCQDNSDEESCESPQEAGSGQDYVTSENQLLYYPSITYAIIGSSVIFVLVVAFLALVLHHQRKRNNLMTLPVHRLQHPVLLSRLVVLDHPHHCSVTYNVNNGIQYMSNQTYHRPVDLDSPPSYSEAVLDQRPPWFDLPPPPYCSESESPNQPDLPPYRSRTGSLVSADTPTAGSPLGTDSGSTRDVHESMDGHRTLLERTADPSNSLVNHVDEREV